From Sinorhizobium sp. RAC02, a single genomic window includes:
- a CDS encoding LacI family DNA-binding transcriptional regulator: MADVAAAAGVSMQTVSRALRFPDTVTPENRKTIDDAIRKTHYVHNLAASHLASHKSNTVAAVIPTLSASVFAETMQHFSEVLHREGYQIFLGNTDYRLDREEEVIRSLLGRRPDGVFLIGTHHTRASVAMLKRAGIPVVEGWDMTEKPIDRLVGFSNTAAISEMARHLVRSGRTNIVFAGVLRKGDSRAAERRDGFAAVMEELFPGKTPRISISRDLPLTMASGADLLRKALARYPEADAVMFSSDIIASGALQESVRIGLKVPERLAITGFGDFELARHLIPSLTTVSVPSAEIGREAGRLLLEGMRGIESETTLIDMGFKLMIRDSG, translated from the coding sequence ATGGCGGATGTCGCTGCCGCTGCCGGCGTCTCCATGCAGACGGTTTCGCGCGCGCTGCGCTTTCCCGACACGGTAACGCCGGAAAACCGCAAGACAATCGACGACGCGATCCGGAAGACGCATTACGTCCACAATCTCGCGGCAAGCCACCTCGCTTCGCACAAGAGCAACACCGTCGCCGCCGTCATTCCGACACTCTCGGCCTCCGTCTTCGCCGAGACGATGCAGCATTTCTCCGAGGTCCTGCATCGCGAAGGCTACCAGATCTTTCTCGGCAATACCGATTACCGGCTGGACCGCGAGGAGGAAGTGATCCGCAGCCTGCTCGGGCGGCGGCCGGATGGTGTGTTTCTGATCGGCACGCACCATACCCGCGCCAGCGTGGCCATGCTGAAACGCGCCGGCATTCCGGTCGTCGAGGGGTGGGACATGACGGAAAAGCCGATCGACCGGCTCGTCGGCTTTTCCAATACGGCGGCCATTTCCGAGATGGCGCGGCATCTCGTGCGCTCCGGCCGGACGAACATCGTCTTTGCCGGCGTACTGCGCAAGGGCGACAGCCGCGCGGCCGAGCGGCGGGATGGCTTTGCCGCAGTCATGGAAGAACTCTTTCCCGGCAAGACGCCGCGCATTTCCATATCACGCGACCTGCCTTTGACCATGGCCTCCGGAGCGGACCTGCTGCGCAAGGCACTCGCGCGCTATCCCGAAGCCGATGCCGTGATGTTCTCGAGCGATATCATCGCCTCGGGCGCGCTACAGGAAAGCGTGCGCATCGGCCTGAAGGTGCCGGAGCGCCTTGCCATTACCGGCTTCGGCGACTTCGAACTTGCCCGGCATCTCATCCCATCGCTGACGACGGTCTCGGTGCCCTCGGCGGAAATCGGCCGCGAGGCCGGGCGTCTTCTTCTGGAGGGCATGCGCGGCATCGAATCCGAAACCACGCTCATCGATATGGGCTTCAAGCTGATGATCCGCGACAGCGGCTAG
- a CDS encoding lactonase family protein produces MSQSLYLAVGSLNREAPYFQGARGEGLTIFSFDEDALEWARLAGTSTIDNPTFLSVDAVSGVVYANSEVFGWHEGTVSAFRFSPETNALTYLNKQPTLGSIAAHNMVSRDRRVVLVANYSMGGDGPDQSVAVFPIREDGGLAPAVASVRLDGPLGPVADRQERPHAHMVSEVPEGGAVLVADLGLDQVAEYKISGDGKLAQVASVALPAGAGPRHIAQHANGRFVYVSNELDSTVTFVLRQAGKMTVEQTLPTIRPGVESHGADIHLSPDGRFLYCSNRGEDSIACFMVDQTTGQLALQDIIPSGGKTPRNFALTPSGRHVLVANQNGDAIVIFRRNEETGALTDSGKRIEIGTPVCVRPFIL; encoded by the coding sequence GTGAGCCAGTCACTCTACCTTGCAGTCGGATCGCTCAATCGCGAGGCGCCCTATTTCCAGGGCGCACGCGGTGAGGGCCTTACCATCTTCTCCTTCGACGAGGACGCGTTGGAATGGGCGCGCCTTGCCGGCACGTCGACCATCGACAATCCCACATTCCTCAGCGTCGATGCGGTCTCCGGTGTCGTCTATGCCAATTCGGAGGTGTTCGGCTGGCATGAAGGCACGGTCAGCGCCTTCCGCTTTTCGCCTGAAACGAACGCACTGACCTATCTCAACAAGCAGCCGACGCTCGGCAGCATCGCGGCGCATAACATGGTGTCGCGTGACCGGCGCGTCGTGCTGGTCGCTAACTATTCGATGGGCGGTGATGGGCCGGACCAGTCGGTGGCGGTATTCCCGATCCGGGAGGATGGCGGTCTTGCGCCGGCGGTGGCATCGGTGCGGCTCGATGGTCCACTCGGCCCGGTCGCCGACCGGCAGGAACGACCGCATGCCCACATGGTAAGCGAGGTTCCGGAGGGCGGTGCGGTGCTGGTTGCCGATCTCGGCCTTGACCAGGTTGCAGAGTACAAGATCTCCGGTGACGGCAAGCTCGCGCAGGTCGCCAGTGTGGCATTGCCCGCAGGCGCCGGACCTCGCCATATCGCGCAACACGCGAACGGTCGTTTCGTCTATGTTTCCAACGAACTGGATTCCACCGTGACTTTCGTCCTGCGCCAGGCCGGCAAAATGACGGTGGAGCAGACGCTGCCGACCATCCGGCCCGGCGTGGAATCCCATGGTGCCGACATTCATCTGTCGCCCGACGGGCGTTTCCTCTATTGTTCCAACCGGGGCGAGGACAGTATAGCGTGTTTCATGGTCGATCAGACGACGGGACAGTTGGCGCTGCAGGACATCATCCCTTCGGGCGGCAAGACGCCCCGCAATTTCGCGCTCACGCCGAGCGGCCGCCATGTGCTGGTCGCCAACCAGAATGGTGATGCAATCGTGATCTTCCGGCGGAACGAAGAGACGGGTGCGCTGACGGACAGCGGAAAGCGCATCGAGATCGGCACCCCGGTATGCGTGAGGCCCTTCATCCTGTGA
- a CDS encoding SDR family oxidoreductase, translated as MQAKQLVQKETPMISVAGKVILYTGAAGGLGAETTLNFLRAGATVVALDNDPAKNAALQASANKEGLENLVIRAIDLSDLSALRSCLEDISREAGGFDVVINNAAIYPSKPFEDYSIEEMQRVQRINVDAGIVCVQVALPHMRDRGWGRIINIASVTSNGGWANLSPYVQSKGALIGLARAWAREFGAHGITVNAVSPGAFPTDAEKIHPDPEGYTRFVLDHQAIKRRGSASDIANALMFLASDAAGFITGQTLNVDGGWVMN; from the coding sequence ATGCAGGCGAAGCAGCTAGTGCAGAAGGAAACCCCCATGATCTCGGTTGCCGGCAAAGTCATTCTGTATACCGGCGCGGCTGGTGGGCTTGGTGCGGAAACGACGCTGAATTTCCTTCGGGCCGGGGCGACGGTTGTCGCGCTCGACAACGATCCCGCAAAGAATGCCGCCTTGCAGGCATCCGCCAACAAGGAGGGCCTCGAAAACCTGGTGATCCGGGCCATCGATCTTTCCGATCTTTCGGCCCTGCGTTCGTGCCTGGAAGATATTTCGCGCGAGGCCGGCGGGTTCGACGTGGTCATCAACAATGCCGCGATCTATCCTTCGAAACCCTTCGAGGACTATTCGATCGAGGAAATGCAGCGGGTCCAGCGCATCAATGTGGATGCGGGCATCGTCTGTGTTCAGGTCGCCTTGCCGCATATGCGCGATCGCGGCTGGGGTCGTATCATCAACATCGCCAGTGTCACGTCCAATGGCGGATGGGCCAATCTCTCGCCTTACGTCCAGTCTAAGGGCGCGCTCATCGGTCTTGCACGCGCCTGGGCGCGTGAATTCGGCGCCCATGGCATTACGGTCAATGCGGTGTCGCCCGGCGCTTTCCCGACGGATGCGGAAAAGATTCATCCCGATCCGGAGGGCTATACCCGCTTCGTACTGGATCATCAGGCGATCAAGCGGCGCGGCAGCGCCAGCGACATCGCCAACGCCCTGATGTTCCTCGCCTCCGACGCCGCCGGCTTCATCACCGGACAGACGCTGAACGTCGATGGCGGCTGGGTGATGAACTAG
- a CDS encoding aldose 1-epimerase family protein → MVELFGEAKSRRDIAASAGSFSQFAGVRLMTLSDGLERGIRMLEFRSGTGLRFTVLVDRALDIADCEYRGMAIGWHSPSGFRHPGLHEYEGEGGLGWMRSFSGLMITCGLDHILFMYDEPADHYVYGPKKTVKHSIHGRVGTIPGKLDGYGERWDGDDCFLWCEGTVTQGTVFGEHLELKRRIEIKAGTNDIRISDRVANRGFYCTPHMFCYHINVGHPVLAEGSRYLAPVRDVVWAAHAGADYEKQGVGYRAMPAPQFGFHEQVWQHEMAADENGEVPVALVNDRLGLGFEVITRKDQFPCMYEWQNLQAGQYAVGIEPSTNHVLGHGAARERGELIWLEHGEERHYDTTFRILPDAAAIAASEARITAIARQPDADFPEPSGNHVPLEGRS, encoded by the coding sequence ATGGTCGAACTATTCGGGGAAGCGAAGTCGCGCCGCGATATCGCTGCCAGCGCAGGAAGTTTTTCGCAGTTTGCCGGTGTACGGCTGATGACCTTGTCCGACGGTCTCGAGCGCGGCATCCGCATGCTCGAGTTCCGCAGCGGCACGGGCCTGCGTTTCACGGTTCTGGTGGATCGCGCCCTTGATATTGCGGACTGCGAATATCGCGGCATGGCGATCGGCTGGCACTCGCCGTCCGGCTTCCGCCATCCGGGCCTGCACGAATACGAGGGCGAGGGCGGTCTCGGCTGGATGCGCTCCTTCTCCGGCCTGATGATCACCTGCGGCCTCGACCATATCCTCTTCATGTATGACGAGCCGGCCGACCACTATGTCTATGGTCCGAAGAAGACGGTGAAGCATTCCATCCACGGCCGCGTCGGCACCATCCCCGGCAAGCTGGACGGTTACGGCGAGCGCTGGGACGGCGATGATTGTTTTCTCTGGTGCGAAGGCACCGTCACGCAGGGCACGGTGTTCGGCGAACACCTCGAACTGAAGCGCCGCATCGAGATCAAGGCCGGCACCAACGATATCCGCATTTCCGACAGGGTGGCCAATCGGGGTTTCTACTGCACGCCGCACATGTTCTGCTACCACATCAATGTCGGCCATCCCGTGCTTGCCGAGGGCTCGCGCTATCTGGCACCCGTGCGCGACGTCGTGTGGGCGGCGCATGCCGGAGCGGATTACGAGAAGCAAGGTGTGGGCTACCGCGCCATGCCGGCGCCACAGTTCGGTTTCCACGAGCAGGTTTGGCAGCATGAAATGGCGGCGGATGAAAATGGCGAGGTGCCCGTGGCGCTGGTCAACGACCGTCTCGGCCTCGGCTTCGAAGTCATCACCCGCAAGGACCAGTTCCCCTGCATGTACGAATGGCAGAACCTGCAGGCCGGGCAATATGCTGTCGGCATCGAACCTTCGACCAACCATGTGCTCGGCCACGGTGCCGCGCGGGAGCGTGGCGAGCTGATCTGGCTAGAGCACGGCGAAGAGCGCCACTACGACACGACGTTCCGCATCCTTCCCGATGCCGCAGCGATTGCGGCGAGCGAGGCCAGGATTACGGCGATCGCCCGTCAGCCGGATGCCGATTTCCCAGAGCCTTCCGGCAACCATGTCCCTCTGGAGGGCCGGTCATGA
- a CDS encoding sugar phosphate isomerase/epimerase has product MMQTGIFTGYFPYALEETAKKIRALDFNTVQLDMHFKDIDLSAGQITKDKCVKIRETFRDHHLPISCISGYTNIIHPDKAERERRVGYLKEIIRNARHLGTPYVISETGTYNTESDWVHHPKNKTEEGFEECRKVIADLAQHAYDHGAVFLLETYVNNVVGSVEETVKMFAQVDHPGLGLLMDPTNYFETHNIDRMDQILNQVFDTLADKIKIGHAKDVKRSGDDKSEKHADIGDADALESHTFRGVGEIELPAPGLGSLNYDLYLKRLSEKHPNIPMIIEHLDESDVPRAKKFLDGKLRAQGL; this is encoded by the coding sequence ATGATGCAAACAGGTATTTTCACCGGCTATTTCCCCTATGCGCTGGAAGAGACGGCGAAGAAGATCCGGGCACTCGACTTCAACACCGTGCAGCTCGACATGCACTTCAAGGATATCGATCTCTCGGCGGGCCAGATCACCAAGGACAAGTGCGTCAAGATCCGCGAGACCTTCCGCGATCACCACCTGCCGATCTCCTGCATCTCGGGCTACACGAACATCATCCATCCGGACAAGGCCGAGCGCGAGCGCCGCGTCGGCTATCTGAAGGAAATCATCCGTAACGCGCGCCATCTCGGCACGCCCTATGTCATCTCGGAAACCGGCACCTACAACACGGAATCCGACTGGGTGCATCACCCGAAGAACAAGACGGAAGAAGGCTTCGAGGAATGCCGCAAGGTCATCGCCGATCTCGCCCAGCATGCCTATGACCACGGTGCGGTCTTCCTGCTCGAAACCTACGTGAACAACGTCGTCGGCTCCGTCGAGGAGACCGTCAAGATGTTTGCGCAGGTCGATCATCCCGGCCTCGGCTTGCTGATGGATCCGACCAACTATTTCGAGACGCACAATATCGACCGCATGGACCAGATCCTGAACCAGGTGTTCGATACGCTCGCCGACAAGATCAAGATCGGTCATGCCAAGGACGTGAAGCGGTCCGGCGACGACAAGTCGGAAAAGCATGCCGATATCGGCGATGCGGATGCGCTGGAAAGCCACACCTTCCGCGGCGTCGGCGAAATCGAACTGCCGGCCCCCGGCCTGGGTTCGCTGAACTACGATCTTTACCTCAAGCGCCTCAGTGAGAAGCACCCGAACATCCCCATGATCATCGAGCATCTCGACGAGAGCGACGTGCCGCGCGCCAAGAAATTCCTCGACGGCAAGCTGCGCGCCCAGGGCCTTTGA